In the Constrictibacter sp. MBR-5 genome, one interval contains:
- the flgH gene encoding flagellar basal body L-ring protein FlgH, which yields MNATNRLSLRIPVRLGAAFCLVLALAACGNTQRRLAEVGQEPKLTRVVDPTAVPGYQPVVMPMPAPQPMERSANSLWRSGSRAFLKDQRAGRVGDILTVLIRIDDKAQLQNKTTRTRNNTESAGIPSFLGLESKLGKILPKAVDPSSLIDMSSDTSNSGSGAVTRGEAINLKVAALVTQVLPNGNMALQGRQEVRVNFEVRELLIAGVVRPEDITSENTISYEKIAEARIAYGGRGQLSDVQQPRYGQQIYDIVFPF from the coding sequence ATGAACGCCACCAACCGCTTATCGCTTCGCATCCCGGTCCGCCTGGGGGCCGCCTTCTGCCTCGTGCTGGCGCTCGCCGCCTGCGGTAACACGCAGCGCCGCCTCGCCGAGGTCGGCCAGGAGCCGAAACTGACGCGGGTCGTCGACCCCACCGCGGTCCCCGGCTACCAGCCGGTCGTCATGCCGATGCCGGCCCCGCAGCCGATGGAACGCTCGGCGAACTCGCTGTGGCGCAGCGGCTCGCGCGCCTTCCTGAAGGACCAGCGCGCCGGCCGCGTCGGCGACATCCTGACCGTCCTGATCCGCATCGACGACAAGGCGCAGCTCCAGAACAAGACCACCCGCACCCGCAACAACACCGAGTCCGCCGGCATCCCCTCCTTCCTCGGCCTGGAGTCGAAGCTCGGCAAGATCCTGCCGAAGGCGGTCGATCCGAGCAGCCTGATCGACATGTCGAGTGACACGTCGAACTCCGGCAGCGGCGCCGTTACCCGCGGCGAGGCGATCAACCTGAAGGTCGCGGCCCTCGTCACCCAGGTCCTGCCGAACGGCAACATGGCGCTCCAGGGCCGCCAGGAGGTCCGGGTGAACTTCGAGGTCCGCGAACTGCTGATCGCCGGCGTCGTCCGGCCCGAGGACATCACCTCGGAGAACACGATCAGCTATGAGAAGATCGCCGAAGCGCGCATCGCCTACGGCGGACGCGGCCAGCTCTCCGACGTCCAGCAGCCGCGATACGGCCAGCAGATCTACGACATCGTCTTCCCCTTCTGA
- the flgG gene encoding flagellar basal-body rod protein FlgG: MRSLSIASTGMLAQQLNVEVISNNIANVNTTGFKRQRAEFQDLLYQNLRRVGSNSSDAGTVVPSGIQIGVGVKTASVYRITEQGDLTVTENALDISIQGKGYFRVELPDGQTGYTRSGSFQLSATGEIVTADGYRLLPGIVIDPQAVSVTVNASGEVIQKLDGQVDATIAGQIDLATFANEAGLEATGDNIYKETTASGAATTATPGNAGYGTLRQGFLETSNVNVVAELTNLITAQRAYEMNSKVIQTSDQMLQTLTQLR; encoded by the coding sequence ATGAGATCATTGAGCATCGCTTCTACCGGCATGCTGGCGCAGCAGCTGAACGTCGAGGTGATTTCCAACAACATCGCCAACGTCAACACGACCGGCTTCAAGCGGCAGCGGGCGGAGTTCCAGGATCTTCTCTACCAGAACCTGCGCCGGGTCGGGTCGAACTCGTCGGACGCCGGCACCGTGGTGCCGTCCGGCATCCAGATCGGCGTCGGCGTGAAGACCGCCTCGGTCTATCGCATCACCGAACAGGGCGACCTGACGGTGACCGAGAACGCGCTCGACATCTCGATCCAGGGCAAGGGCTATTTCCGCGTGGAACTGCCCGACGGCCAGACCGGCTACACCCGGTCGGGTTCGTTCCAGCTCAGCGCCACGGGCGAGATCGTGACCGCCGACGGCTACCGTCTCCTGCCCGGCATCGTCATCGACCCGCAGGCCGTCTCGGTGACGGTCAACGCCAGCGGCGAGGTGATTCAGAAGCTCGACGGCCAGGTCGACGCCACCATCGCCGGCCAGATCGACCTCGCCACCTTCGCCAACGAGGCCGGCCTCGAGGCGACGGGCGACAACATCTACAAGGAGACGACGGCCTCCGGCGCGGCCACCACGGCGACACCCGGCAACGCCGGCTACGGCACGCTCCGCCAGGGCTTCCTGGAAACCTCCAACGTCAACGTGGTCGCCGAGCTGACCAACCTCATCACGGCGCAACGCGCCTACGAGATGAACTCCAAGGTCATCCAGACCTCCGACCAGATGTTGCAGACCCTGACGCAGCTGCGCTGA
- a CDS encoding M20/M25/M40 family metallo-hydrolase → MSDPNFDPETILAGMRQWVEIESPTYTPAAVNRCMDAAQAALEGIGGSTERIPGRDGIGDIVKVRLPGEKNGPGILVLGHLDTVHEIGALAGPLRFRREGDRVYGPGILDMKGGNYAAYWALRQLYATGSRPKLPVTFMLIPDEEVGSPTSRDEIEAEAKKHKLTLVVEPARDDGALKTGRYGIARYRIRTEGIPAHAGARHADGRSAIREMAHQILAIEGMTDYERNITLNVGNIAGGKHVNVVPVHCEAQILALVPGPADEQEVLERLMNLKPVNPDVKVEVERFLFRPSFEMSAEGRKLYDHAVMLAREIGFDPDHFTAGGGSDGNFTGALGVPTLDGLGMVGSGPHTEHEHILFSHIEPRTRLLYRLFETLE, encoded by the coding sequence ATGTCAGATCCGAACTTCGACCCCGAGACGATTCTCGCCGGCATGCGGCAATGGGTCGAGATCGAGAGCCCGACCTACACCCCCGCGGCGGTCAATCGCTGCATGGACGCGGCCCAGGCGGCCCTGGAAGGCATCGGCGGCTCGACCGAGCGCATTCCGGGCCGCGACGGCATCGGCGACATCGTCAAGGTCCGCCTGCCGGGCGAGAAGAACGGCCCGGGCATCCTCGTCCTCGGCCATCTCGACACGGTCCACGAGATCGGCGCGCTGGCCGGGCCGCTGCGCTTCCGGCGCGAGGGCGACAGGGTCTACGGCCCCGGCATCCTCGACATGAAGGGCGGCAACTACGCCGCCTATTGGGCGCTCCGCCAGCTCTACGCGACCGGCTCGCGGCCGAAGCTGCCCGTCACCTTCATGCTGATCCCGGACGAGGAGGTCGGCAGCCCGACGTCGCGCGACGAGATCGAGGCCGAGGCGAAGAAGCACAAGCTCACCCTGGTGGTCGAGCCGGCGCGCGACGACGGCGCGCTGAAGACCGGCCGCTACGGCATCGCCCGCTACCGCATCCGCACCGAGGGCATACCTGCACATGCCGGCGCGCGCCATGCCGACGGCCGCAGCGCCATTCGCGAGATGGCCCACCAGATCCTCGCCATCGAGGGCATGACCGACTACGAGCGCAACATCACCCTCAACGTCGGCAACATCGCCGGCGGCAAGCACGTCAACGTCGTGCCCGTACACTGCGAGGCGCAGATCCTGGCGCTGGTTCCCGGTCCGGCGGACGAGCAGGAGGTGCTGGAGCGCCTGATGAACCTCAAGCCGGTCAATCCCGACGTGAAGGTCGAGGTCGAGCGTTTCCTGTTCCGGCCGTCCTTCGAGATGTCCGCCGAAGGCCGCAAGCTCTACGACCACGCCGTGATGCTGGCGCGGGAGATCGGCTTCGATCCCGACCATTTCACCGCCGGCGGCGGCAGCGACGGCAACTTCACCGGCGCGCTCGGCGTGCCGACGCTCGACGGCCTCGGCATGGTCGGCAGCGGGCCGCACACCGAGCACGAGCACATCCTGTTCTCGCATATCGAGCCGCGCACCCGACTGCTCTATCGCCTCTTCGAGACGCTGGAGTAG
- a CDS encoding flagellar motor protein MotB — translation MRVYLLPKPTGAAAGGWLITLADLIALMLCFFVMMFAMSSLDTGRWNAVAEGMRHALPARDETKAPRPEADTAAKPLPTDEGLDLGYLGALLSERIAQDGSLSRAVVSGRDGSLVVTLPGDLLFSGADAMLRPEGARAVRRLAGLLANVRNEIAVVGHATRSADQDGWAHGIAAGSAVAGLLGEGGVRAGMRVLGMAAAPGRADGVGLAATRVDILVREDGVR, via the coding sequence ATGCGCGTCTATCTGCTGCCGAAGCCGACAGGCGCCGCCGCAGGCGGCTGGCTGATCACGCTCGCCGACCTGATCGCGCTCATGCTCTGCTTCTTCGTAATGATGTTCGCGATGTCCTCCCTCGATACGGGACGATGGAATGCGGTCGCGGAGGGAATGCGGCACGCGCTCCCGGCGCGCGACGAGACGAAGGCGCCGAGGCCGGAGGCCGACACTGCGGCCAAGCCGCTGCCGACCGACGAAGGACTGGATCTCGGCTATCTCGGCGCCCTCCTGTCGGAGCGCATCGCGCAGGACGGGTCGCTCTCCAGGGCCGTCGTCTCCGGCCGCGACGGCTCCCTGGTCGTCACGCTGCCGGGGGACTTGCTGTTCTCGGGTGCTGACGCCATGCTCCGCCCTGAAGGTGCCCGCGCCGTCCGTCGACTGGCGGGGCTTCTGGCGAACGTTCGCAACGAGATCGCGGTGGTCGGACATGCAACCCGCTCGGCCGATCAGGATGGCTGGGCACACGGCATCGCGGCGGGGTCCGCCGTGGCGGGGCTGCTCGGTGAAGGCGGGGTCCGCGCGGGGATGAGAGTTCTCGGGATGGCGGCGGCCCCCGGCCGCGCCGACGGTGTCGGCCTTGCCGCCACGCGGGTCGACATTCTGGTCCGGGAAGACGGGGTACGCTGA
- the flgA gene encoding flagellar basal body P-ring formation chaperone FlgA codes for MNRRTLTLGAALVAMLCTAALPAAAETIPLLRDQAIVAEGNVHLGDVFANVDQQASRVIAAAPAPGARMILDAEQLMAIAAANGISWQPRSRFDRITIERESRVVDAREIERQLADAIAAASGRVEFEVDVENRQQIVHLPVGGEVRIEIENLRVDARGRRATATLLAPNGDGGMNRVPVTARLFPVVDVPVLRGPVMPGQAIGESDLDWASVRADRLRRDMITDARWMIGMTPRRAITPGLPVAVRDLQERIVVQKNSMVTIVLRSGSLTLTARGKALEDGALGAAIRVLNPRSDRVVEATVISPDTVEIQSLQMIGAAQVQAASNVALKAGSYR; via the coding sequence ATGAACCGCCGCACTCTCACCCTGGGCGCCGCGCTCGTCGCGATGCTCTGCACCGCAGCGCTCCCGGCCGCAGCAGAGACCATTCCGCTGCTGCGCGACCAAGCGATCGTCGCCGAGGGCAACGTGCATCTCGGCGACGTCTTCGCCAACGTCGATCAGCAGGCGTCGCGCGTCATCGCGGCCGCTCCCGCGCCGGGCGCACGCATGATCCTCGATGCCGAGCAGCTGATGGCGATCGCCGCGGCGAACGGCATCTCCTGGCAGCCCCGCAGCCGCTTCGACCGAATCACGATCGAACGGGAAAGCCGGGTCGTCGACGCCCGGGAGATCGAACGGCAGCTGGCCGACGCGATCGCCGCGGCAAGCGGCCGTGTCGAGTTCGAGGTCGACGTCGAGAACCGTCAGCAGATCGTCCATCTGCCGGTCGGCGGCGAGGTGCGGATCGAGATCGAGAACCTGCGCGTCGACGCGCGCGGCCGTCGCGCGACGGCGACGCTGCTGGCGCCGAACGGCGACGGCGGCATGAACCGCGTTCCGGTCACCGCCCGTCTGTTCCCGGTGGTCGATGTGCCGGTTCTGCGCGGCCCGGTCATGCCGGGCCAGGCGATCGGCGAGAGCGACCTGGATTGGGCTTCGGTCCGCGCCGACCGCCTGCGGCGCGACATGATCACCGATGCGCGCTGGATGATCGGGATGACGCCGCGCCGGGCGATCACGCCGGGCCTGCCCGTGGCCGTGCGCGACCTCCAGGAGCGCATCGTCGTCCAGAAGAACAGCATGGTGACCATCGTGCTGCGCTCCGGATCCCTCACCCTCACGGCCCGCGGCAAGGCGCTCGAGGACGGCGCTCTCGGCGCTGCGATCCGGGTGCTGAATCCGCGCAGCGATCGGGTGGTCGAGGCCACCGTAATCTCGCCGGACACCGTCGAGATCCAGTCCCTTCAAATGATCGGCGCCGCCCAGGTGCAGGCAGCCAGCAACGTCGCCCTCAAGGCCGGGAGCTATCGATGA
- a CDS encoding response regulator, translating into MSVDYSMNILIVDDYKTMLRIVRNLLKQLGFENVDEATDGGTALQKLRDRPYDMVISDWNMEPMTGLQLLKEVRADAKLKSLPFLMITAESKPENVIEAKKAGVNNYIVKPFNADTLKTKLSSVLGTAL; encoded by the coding sequence ATGTCGGTCGATTACAGCATGAACATCCTGATCGTGGACGACTACAAGACGATGCTGCGGATCGTCCGCAATCTGCTGAAGCAGCTGGGCTTCGAGAACGTCGACGAAGCGACGGACGGCGGCACGGCACTTCAGAAGCTGCGCGATCGTCCCTACGACATGGTCATCTCGGACTGGAACATGGAGCCGATGACCGGCCTGCAGCTCCTCAAGGAGGTGCGCGCCGATGCGAAGCTCAAGTCGCTCCCGTTCCTGATGATCACGGCCGAAAGCAAGCCCGAGAACGTGATCGAGGCGAAGAAGGCCGGGGTCAACAATTACATTGTCAAGCCGTTCAACGCCGACACGCTGAAGACCAAGCTGTCTTCGGTGCTCGGCACGGCGCTCTGA
- a CDS encoding globin-coupled sensor protein → MAENSKIGKDLDFVGIDENTRKALRDFWPAVEKNLPELLSAFYAKIVTIPSLAAILGEQSERLKGAQSAHWKRLFEAKFDESYVEQVKRIGNAHQRIGLAPAPYVSAYGLVLQQLHRIAAETYRWNGRRRAAVVDAVDKALFMDMNLALAVYEEEDVNARRGARQRALDVAVSRFETGAAAMLAAVGEATTTVDRSSGAVARNATESREQAMHVAAAAEQVAGNVQTVAAAVEELSSSVQEIGRQAAQSSEVGNRAAERADKSGDTMRALVAAAAGIGEIVELINGIAAQTNLLALNATIEAARAGEAGKGFAVVASEVKSLAGQTARATEQIGGHIAAIQAQAGDASAAFGGIIEAVTDMRTFAAGIAAAVEQQVAAVQEIARNVQQAASGTASVTRSMDMVSRSANETGEAAAGAHAAVGGLAEKSDGLRRTIDTFLEEVRAA, encoded by the coding sequence ATGGCCGAGAACAGTAAAATCGGAAAAGATCTGGACTTCGTCGGTATCGACGAGAACACGCGCAAGGCTCTGCGCGACTTCTGGCCGGCCGTCGAAAAGAATCTTCCGGAACTACTGTCGGCGTTCTATGCCAAGATCGTGACGATCCCCAGTCTCGCCGCCATACTGGGCGAACAGAGCGAGCGGCTGAAGGGTGCGCAGTCTGCGCATTGGAAGCGTCTGTTCGAGGCCAAGTTCGACGAAAGCTATGTCGAGCAGGTGAAGCGCATCGGAAATGCCCATCAGCGGATCGGTCTGGCGCCCGCGCCGTATGTCAGCGCCTACGGTCTCGTCCTGCAGCAACTGCATCGGATTGCCGCCGAAACGTATCGCTGGAACGGCCGTCGGCGTGCAGCCGTCGTCGACGCGGTGGACAAGGCGCTCTTCATGGACATGAATCTCGCCCTCGCGGTCTACGAGGAGGAGGACGTGAACGCCCGCCGGGGGGCCCGCCAGCGGGCGCTCGACGTCGCGGTGTCGCGCTTCGAGACCGGTGCGGCAGCCATGCTGGCGGCCGTCGGCGAGGCGACCACGACCGTCGACCGTTCGAGCGGGGCGGTGGCGCGCAACGCCACGGAGAGCCGCGAGCAGGCCATGCACGTGGCCGCCGCGGCCGAACAGGTGGCCGGCAACGTCCAGACGGTGGCCGCCGCCGTCGAGGAACTCTCGTCTTCCGTGCAGGAGATCGGTCGTCAGGCCGCGCAGTCCTCCGAGGTCGGCAACAGGGCGGCCGAGCGTGCCGACAAGAGCGGCGACACCATGCGGGCGCTGGTCGCCGCCGCGGCGGGCATCGGCGAGATTGTCGAACTGATCAACGGCATCGCGGCCCAGACCAATCTGCTCGCCCTCAACGCCACCATCGAGGCGGCGCGTGCGGGCGAGGCGGGTAAGGGCTTCGCCGTCGTCGCATCCGAGGTGAAGAGCCTGGCGGGACAGACCGCGCGCGCCACCGAGCAGATCGGCGGGCACATCGCGGCGATCCAGGCGCAGGCGGGCGATGCGAGCGCCGCCTTCGGCGGCATCATCGAGGCGGTTACCGACATGCGCACCTTTGCGGCCGGCATAGCCGCAGCGGTGGAGCAGCAGGTGGCTGCGGTCCAGGAGATCGCGCGGAACGTACAGCAGGCGGCAAGCGGCACCGCCAGCGTCACGCGGAGCATGGACATGGTGAGCCGCTCTGCAAACGAGACGGGAGAGGCCGCGGCCGGTGCCCATGCGGCCGTCGGCGGCCTGGCGGAGAAGTCCGATGGCCTGCGTCGCACCATCGACACCTTCCTCGAAGAGGTCCGCGCGGCATAG
- a CDS encoding DUF6468 domain-containing protein, with translation MDLVLAGLLVAMIVHGVLLNRRLSQLRNDRDELAAVVRDFQVATGQAVAGLDGIRVAADSTGRTLQERIDSGRAAIRDLEFLVERGERAAERLEAGSRPVARPVARPASPLAASATAPAAAPAPAAATDARSLLKAIEGMQ, from the coding sequence ATGGACCTGGTGCTCGCCGGCCTGCTGGTGGCGATGATCGTTCACGGTGTGCTGCTCAACCGGCGGCTGTCGCAGCTGCGCAACGACCGCGACGAGCTCGCTGCCGTCGTTCGCGATTTTCAGGTTGCGACCGGTCAGGCGGTGGCCGGGCTCGACGGCATTCGGGTCGCTGCGGACAGTACGGGCCGGACGCTCCAGGAACGGATCGATTCCGGCAGGGCCGCCATTCGCGATCTCGAGTTCCTGGTCGAGCGCGGCGAGCGCGCCGCCGAGCGGCTCGAGGCGGGCTCGCGTCCGGTCGCGCGTCCGGTCGCGCGTCCGGCGTCCCCGCTGGCGGCCAGCGCCACCGCGCCTGCGGCGGCCCCGGCTCCGGCCGCCGCGACGGATGCACGTTCCCTTCTGAAGGCGATCGAGGGCATGCAATGA
- the fliM gene encoding flagellar motor switch protein FliM: MAEEGAMTDEDKLAAEWEAMATADSEENSEEPAFAAGTDRALNQDEIDSLLGFSNEGEGEKELSGVHAIVNSALVSYERLPMLEVVFDRLVRMMSTSLRNLTSDNVEVSLDNMRSVRFGDYLNSIPLPAMLTVFKAEEWDNYGIMTIDSSLIYSVVDVLLGGRRGTTAMRIEGRPYTTIERNLITRMAHVVLADISAAFDPLSPVIFRFERLETNPRFATIARPANAAILVELRIDMEDRGGKLELLLPYATLEPVRELLLQMFMGEKFGRDSIWENHLASELWQTEVAVEAVLDEVTMPLRSILELKVGTQILLNATPESQVKVRCGGVPMFDGRMGRKGRNIAVQIDQRANGHKFMR, encoded by the coding sequence ATGGCCGAAGAAGGTGCGATGACGGACGAGGACAAGCTCGCTGCCGAGTGGGAGGCGATGGCCACCGCCGACAGCGAAGAGAACAGCGAGGAGCCGGCCTTCGCGGCCGGAACGGACCGCGCCCTCAACCAGGACGAGATCGACTCTCTCCTCGGCTTCTCCAACGAGGGCGAGGGCGAGAAGGAACTCTCCGGCGTCCACGCCATCGTCAACAGCGCGCTCGTCTCGTACGAGCGCCTGCCGATGCTCGAGGTGGTGTTCGACCGCCTCGTCCGGATGATGTCGACCAGCCTGCGCAACCTGACGTCCGACAATGTCGAAGTCTCGCTCGACAACATGCGTTCGGTGCGATTCGGCGACTATCTCAACTCGATCCCGCTGCCGGCCATGCTCACCGTCTTCAAGGCGGAGGAGTGGGACAATTACGGGATCATGACGATCGACAGTTCGCTGATCTACTCGGTCGTCGACGTCCTGTTGGGCGGTCGCCGCGGCACGACCGCGATGCGTATCGAGGGGCGGCCCTACACCACGATCGAGCGCAACCTGATCACGCGCATGGCGCATGTGGTCCTGGCGGACATCTCCGCCGCCTTCGATCCCCTGTCGCCGGTCATCTTCCGTTTCGAGCGGCTGGAGACCAATCCGCGCTTCGCCACGATCGCGCGGCCGGCGAACGCCGCGATCCTGGTCGAACTGCGGATCGACATGGAAGACCGCGGCGGCAAGCTCGAACTCCTGCTGCCCTACGCGACCCTGGAGCCGGTGCGCGAACTGCTCCTGCAGATGTTCATGGGCGAGAAGTTCGGCCGCGACTCGATCTGGGAGAACCACCTCGCCAGCGAGCTGTGGCAGACGGAGGTCGCGGTCGAGGCGGTGCTCGACGAGGTGACGATGCCGCTGCGCAGCATCCTGGAGTTGAAGGTGGGCACCCAGATCCTGCTGAATGCGACGCCCGAGTCCCAGGTGAAGGTCCGCTGCGGCGGCGTGCCGATGTTCGACGGCCGCATGGGTCGCAAGGGGCGCAACATCGCCGTCCAGATCGACCAGCGCGCCAACGGCCACAAGTTCATGCGATGA
- a CDS encoding protein phosphatase CheZ, whose amino-acid sequence MTTGTIEHGEVSMIVREIMTSLDGDLIAADMKLHEEITQLAEYIRDARREIAELDTDEIRRQHIPAATDELDAIVAATEEATGAILDSAELIEGVADGLQGEDQAKLRDATTKIFEACNFQDITGQRIGKIVRALKHIESKIESLVQTFGSGSAVPKPKADTGPNLLEGPALPGGGTSQEDIDKLLASFD is encoded by the coding sequence ATGACTACGGGCACGATCGAACATGGAGAGGTCTCGATGATCGTTCGCGAGATCATGACGAGCCTCGACGGCGACCTGATCGCCGCGGACATGAAGCTGCATGAGGAGATCACGCAGCTCGCGGAGTATATCCGCGATGCCCGTCGCGAAATCGCGGAACTGGATACCGACGAGATCCGTCGCCAGCACATTCCGGCAGCGACCGACGAACTCGATGCGATCGTGGCCGCCACCGAGGAGGCCACGGGCGCGATCCTCGACTCCGCGGAACTGATCGAGGGGGTCGCGGACGGCCTGCAGGGCGAGGACCAGGCCAAGCTCAGGGACGCCACCACGAAGATCTTCGAGGCGTGCAACTTCCAGGACATTACCGGCCAGCGTATCGGTAAGATCGTCCGCGCGCTCAAGCATATCGAAAGCAAGATCGAGTCCCTCGTCCAGACCTTCGGCAGCGGGTCCGCGGTGCCGAAGCCGAAGGCCGACACGGGTCCCAACCTGCTGGAGGGGCCGGCACTTCCGGGCGGCGGTACCAGCCAGGAAGACATCGACAAGCTCCTGGCGAGCTTCGACTGA
- a CDS encoding flagellar basal body-associated FliL family protein, with the protein MAANATTVDAALDGADGLPPKRKSGKKLVLFILLPLLLLGGGAGGLIATGIIDLGGGGEAGAEHAEAPHGETKHEPEAPKELVFYDVPDMLVNLTSTGRRTNYLKIRVSLEAGSQEDVAKLQALSPRIIDNFQVYLRELRVTDLQGSAGMARLREELLRRVSVAVEPIKIHDVLFREMLVQ; encoded by the coding sequence ATGGCCGCCAACGCCACTACCGTCGATGCAGCACTGGACGGCGCCGATGGGCTGCCGCCCAAGCGGAAGTCAGGGAAGAAGCTGGTTCTCTTCATCCTGCTGCCTCTGCTGCTGCTGGGCGGCGGCGCGGGCGGCCTCATCGCCACCGGCATCATCGACCTCGGCGGCGGCGGCGAGGCGGGGGCCGAGCATGCCGAGGCGCCGCACGGCGAGACGAAGCACGAGCCGGAGGCACCGAAGGAACTCGTCTTCTACGACGTGCCGGACATGCTCGTGAACCTCACCTCGACCGGCCGGCGTACGAACTACCTGAAGATCCGCGTCAGCCTCGAGGCCGGCAGCCAGGAGGACGTGGCGAAGCTCCAGGCGCTGTCGCCGCGCATCATCGACAATTTCCAGGTCTATCTGCGCGAGCTGCGGGTCACCGATCTGCAGGGGTCGGCGGGCATGGCGCGGCTGCGCGAGGAACTGTTGCGCCGGGTCAGCGTCGCCGTGGAACCGATCAAGATCCACGACGTGCTCTTTCGCGAGATGCTGGTCCAGTAG
- a CDS encoding polysaccharide deacetylase family protein translates to MTVAQDGRDGMRRDFRGYGGDLPDARWPGGARVCVSLVVNVEEGAELNLRAGDEANEPVHEIVSTVRDVPDTCMESHFEYGTRAGWWRVANLIESYGIPCTLNVSARSFAESPWLARDAARRGWEPMCHGWRWEPQSHMDEARERAVIRRAVDTIAATMGRRPVGWHTKSATSLATRRLLVEEGGFLYDSNAYNDDLPYVVPVLGRPHVVLPYSFDTNDMRFTAQGGFVHARDFADYCIDAYDWLWREGADRPRMMTVGLHLRIIGRPGRISGLETFLNHVRGKGGAWFACREDIARHWRDVAGLPAWTPSPPAAG, encoded by the coding sequence ATGACGGTTGCGCAGGACGGTCGGGACGGGATGAGGCGGGATTTCCGCGGCTATGGCGGCGACCTGCCGGACGCGCGCTGGCCGGGCGGCGCGCGGGTCTGCGTGTCGCTGGTCGTCAACGTGGAGGAGGGGGCCGAACTCAACCTGCGCGCCGGCGACGAGGCCAACGAGCCGGTGCACGAGATCGTCTCGACCGTGCGCGACGTGCCCGACACCTGCATGGAGTCGCATTTCGAATACGGCACGCGCGCCGGCTGGTGGCGTGTCGCGAACCTGATCGAATCCTACGGGATCCCCTGCACGCTCAACGTATCGGCACGCAGCTTCGCCGAGTCGCCCTGGCTCGCCCGGGACGCCGCCCGCCGCGGCTGGGAGCCGATGTGCCACGGCTGGCGTTGGGAGCCGCAGTCCCACATGGACGAGGCCCGGGAACGCGCCGTCATCCGCCGCGCCGTCGACACCATCGCGGCGACCATGGGCCGCCGCCCTGTCGGCTGGCACACCAAGTCGGCGACGTCCCTGGCGACGCGCCGCCTGCTGGTCGAGGAGGGCGGATTTCTCTACGATTCGAACGCCTACAACGACGACCTGCCCTATGTCGTGCCGGTGCTCGGCCGGCCGCACGTGGTGCTGCCCTACAGCTTCGACACCAACGACATGCGCTTCACCGCCCAGGGCGGCTTCGTCCATGCCCGCGACTTCGCCGACTACTGCATCGACGCCTACGACTGGCTGTGGCGCGAGGGTGCCGACCGGCCACGGATGATGACCGTCGGGCTGCATCTGCGCATCATCGGCCGGCCAGGCCGGATCTCCGGCCTGGAGACCTTCCTGAACCATGTGCGCGGCAAGGGCGGCGCCTGGTTCGCCTGCCGCGAGGACATCGCCAGGCACTGGCGCGACGTCGCCGGCCTGCCCGCCTGGACGCCGTCTCCTCCGGCGGCGGGATAG
- the flgF gene encoding flagellar basal-body rod protein FlgF codes for MDNVGYIALSRQMTLMRQMEVVANNIANANSTAFKGEHVLFSEYVTHPAANTKVSYVEDVAVVRDQQQGPLSHTGGSLDLAINGEGYFVVGTPTGDRYTRAGNFQLSPEGAVVTGDQYPLLDDRGREVVVPPGTNNVVVTPDGVVSADGNRIARIQLVEFENGYELRKSRSGLYTTDAAPQPSQDSRITQGMLEQSNVQAIVEMTRMMEILRSFQGTDNMVQQEHERLRDMIRRLPDTQQS; via the coding sequence ATGGACAATGTCGGCTACATAGCCCTGTCGCGGCAAATGACGCTGATGCGGCAGATGGAGGTGGTGGCGAACAATATCGCCAACGCCAACAGCACCGCGTTCAAGGGCGAGCACGTCCTGTTCTCGGAGTATGTGACGCACCCCGCCGCGAACACCAAGGTCTCCTACGTCGAGGACGTCGCGGTCGTCCGCGACCAGCAGCAGGGTCCGCTCTCCCACACCGGCGGAAGCCTGGACCTCGCCATCAACGGCGAAGGCTATTTCGTCGTCGGCACGCCGACGGGCGACCGCTACACGCGGGCCGGCAACTTCCAGCTCAGTCCGGAAGGTGCCGTCGTGACGGGCGACCAGTATCCGCTGCTGGACGATCGGGGCCGCGAGGTCGTGGTACCGCCCGGCACCAACAACGTCGTCGTGACGCCGGACGGCGTCGTCTCGGCAGACGGCAACCGTATCGCGCGGATCCAGCTGGTGGAGTTCGAGAATGGCTACGAACTGCGCAAGTCGCGCAGCGGACTCTACACCACCGACGCGGCGCCGCAGCCGTCGCAGGACAGCCGGATCACCCAGGGAATGCTCGAGCAGTCGAACGTGCAGGCGATCGTCGAGATGACCCGGATGATGGAAATCCTCCGGTCGTTCCAGGGGACCGACAACATGGTCCAGCAGGAACACGAGCGGCTGCGCGACATGATCCGCCGCCTGCCCGACACCCAGCAGAGCTGA